From the genome of Candidatus Nitrosocosmicus oleophilus, one region includes:
- a CDS encoding NUDIX domain-containing protein, producing the protein MHKNPTPTVDTIIQKGSKVLLVERKKDPFKQTMVLPGGFINEGEFAEEAAIREVKEETSLDIELENILGVYSDPSRDPRGHIMSTVFIGKISDKSDNKEPIAGDDAATTKWVDLESIEEETLGFDHQKILMDFKEWKQSRQTYWSSKK; encoded by the coding sequence ATGCATAAAAATCCAACCCCTACTGTGGATACCATAATTCAAAAAGGTTCCAAAGTCCTTTTGGTCGAAAGAAAAAAGGATCCATTTAAACAAACGATGGTATTGCCTGGTGGTTTTATAAATGAGGGCGAATTTGCAGAAGAGGCAGCAATACGTGAAGTAAAAGAAGAGACTTCTCTAGATATAGAACTCGAAAATATACTGGGAGTATATTCTGATCCCTCCAGAGACCCAAGGGGTCACATAATGTCTACGGTATTTATTGGAAAAATATCTGATAAGAGTGATAATAAAGAGCCGATCGCAGGAGATGACGCAGCCACAACAAAGTGGGTAGATCTTGAATCTATAGAAGAAGAAACCTTGGGGTTTGATCATCAGAAAATTTTGATGGATTTCAAGGAATGGAAACAGTCTAGGCAAACTTATTGGTCATCAAAAAAATAA